The following proteins come from a genomic window of Candidatus Sericytochromatia bacterium:
- a CDS encoding AI-2E family transporter, whose product MLLASVLALLGGVVLLGKTLTPFYIAFALVYLLNPAVSWVAARRFRDTPVGRLAGIVTVYAAFALGLWFVGLFVLPQLYQEFARLAQILPAQVLHFERDVMPGLVITWQGQLDTYNVPFDIKKTLQEGVTSGFDTVNSHVMELAKRARDLIAGVFSTILLLVLVFMLTGFLLYDLPRLQRWLGRLLPDRYRAATMSLMADIDRGLAGAVRGQIGVCVVNGVLTTVGLMVIGVKFAVTLGVLAGFFSLIPVFGTLFSTVPIVLVALTNSLLTGLLALIWILLIHLIEANLLNPNIIGHNAELHPALVVLALLVGEHYGGAVGLLVAVPLATVIRAILTYTLGRLLIQPDTIPDAEAPAHTLVAGVPPSSPSSPLEELRDGQVQPG is encoded by the coding sequence TTGCTGCTTGCCTCGGTGTTGGCCTTGCTCGGCGGGGTTGTCCTTCTCGGCAAGACCCTGACACCGTTTTACATCGCATTTGCGCTGGTGTACCTGCTAAACCCAGCCGTCTCGTGGGTGGCCGCCAGGCGCTTCCGCGACACCCCGGTGGGACGCCTGGCGGGTATCGTGACCGTCTACGCCGCCTTCGCACTCGGCTTGTGGTTCGTCGGGCTGTTTGTCTTGCCACAGCTCTATCAGGAATTCGCTCGCCTCGCGCAAATCCTACCGGCCCAGGTCCTCCATTTTGAACGGGACGTGATGCCAGGTTTGGTCATCACCTGGCAGGGGCAGCTGGATACCTACAATGTCCCATTCGACATCAAAAAGACCCTGCAGGAGGGTGTTACAAGCGGATTTGACACCGTCAACAGTCACGTCATGGAGCTGGCCAAACGCGCACGTGACCTGATCGCAGGGGTGTTCTCCACGATTCTTCTGCTGGTCCTCGTGTTCATGTTGACCGGGTTTCTGCTGTATGACCTCCCTCGGCTGCAGCGTTGGCTCGGTCGGCTTTTGCCTGACCGCTACAGGGCGGCCACGATGTCGCTGATGGCTGACATCGATCGGGGCCTGGCAGGGGCGGTTCGTGGACAAATTGGTGTCTGCGTGGTGAACGGGGTATTGACGACCGTGGGGCTCATGGTCATTGGAGTCAAGTTTGCCGTGACGCTCGGCGTGCTGGCCGGATTTTTCAGCCTGATTCCCGTCTTCGGTACCCTTTTCAGTACCGTTCCCATTGTGTTGGTGGCCCTGACGAATTCGCTGCTCACGGGACTCCTGGCGCTCATCTGGATCTTGCTGATCCACCTCATCGAGGCCAATCTGCTCAACCCGAACATCATCGGCCACAATGCGGAACTCCATCCCGCTCTGGTGGTGTTGGCCTTGCTGGTGGGAGAACATTATGGAGGGGCAGTCGGCCTGCTGGTGGCCGTCCCGCTCGCCACGGTGATTCGGGCCATCCTGACCTACACCCTGGGGCGCTTGCTCATTCAACCGGACACGATTCCCGATGCTGAGGCGCCAGCGCACACGTTGGTCGCCGGTGTGCCTCCATCGTCGCCATCAAGTCCGCTGGAAGAACTTCGAGACGGTCAGGTTCAGCCGGGTTAG
- a CDS encoding pitrilysin family protein, with protein sequence MRSFFRSSLILGLCCLTLLPTACVSQRLPRQEDSPKPRPLPTRTPEPAPRPFTLPASTQQLLPNGMRITHLLRRHVPLVTIHVVVEAGSLLDEPGLTGQALLTAEMLQRGTESKSAATFTRLLDATGGKLRVKVEPDATMFTVTVPQAQVTVATQLLAEMLQRPLLSPADLVDACEDQKNHLRAMLDDPDWVADEALRVAVFGGHPYGRALSLRAIDATMRRDIRRFYQSWYRPNRTHLVVVGNVPANEIFRQTRVLFGTWRVRGANGQKQMGGVVKMPKNLRLWLVDMPLEQAYLRWGTGTPSRRQSYAPGVDALNFILGGDFTSRLNQKIRDDAGLAYGAYSQIDLFRDFGYFSARTNTRAETTRRTLDLLLSVVRGLRRSPPGYAEVVTAQRYLSGAYPLRFETNLALAEEVGVLRLNQLSEDSIAGYRARVRRVTSDDLGKLAKLYLPNGGGHLVVVGDKRRVFRQLAGFGAITVIPRASLIR encoded by the coding sequence ATGAGGTCGTTTTTCCGCTCCTCCTTGATCCTTGGCCTGTGTTGCCTGACGTTGCTGCCGACGGCTTGCGTCTCCCAGCGACTGCCGCGTCAGGAGGATAGCCCCAAGCCGCGCCCGCTCCCGACGCGAACGCCCGAGCCAGCACCGAGACCCTTCACGCTGCCTGCGTCGACTCAACAACTTCTTCCCAATGGCATGCGCATCACCCACCTGCTGCGACGCCACGTGCCATTGGTGACGATTCATGTCGTGGTTGAGGCTGGTTCTCTCCTGGACGAACCAGGCCTGACGGGGCAGGCGCTTCTGACGGCTGAGATGCTTCAAAGAGGGACGGAGAGCAAGTCCGCCGCCACCTTCACCCGCTTGCTGGACGCGACGGGAGGAAAGCTCCGTGTCAAGGTTGAGCCGGACGCCACGATGTTTACCGTGACCGTTCCACAAGCGCAGGTGACGGTTGCGACCCAATTGCTGGCAGAGATGTTGCAGCGTCCGCTGCTCTCGCCAGCCGATCTGGTGGATGCTTGCGAGGATCAGAAAAACCATCTGAGGGCGATGCTGGACGATCCAGATTGGGTGGCGGACGAGGCTCTCCGCGTGGCCGTTTTTGGGGGACATCCCTATGGCCGCGCGCTTTCCCTTCGGGCGATCGATGCCACGATGCGACGGGACATTCGCCGCTTCTACCAGAGCTGGTATCGCCCCAATCGCACCCACCTGGTGGTGGTAGGGAACGTTCCCGCCAATGAGATCTTTCGCCAAACCCGGGTGCTGTTTGGCACCTGGCGCGTACGAGGAGCAAACGGGCAAAAGCAGATGGGCGGCGTGGTGAAAATGCCGAAGAACCTGAGGCTGTGGTTGGTGGATATGCCCTTGGAACAAGCCTACCTGCGATGGGGAACGGGCACTCCATCGCGCCGTCAAAGTTACGCCCCCGGCGTGGATGCGCTCAATTTCATTCTGGGGGGTGATTTCACGTCACGTCTGAATCAAAAGATTCGCGATGACGCCGGGCTAGCCTATGGGGCCTACAGCCAGATCGACCTTTTTCGTGACTTCGGGTATTTCTCCGCGCGAACGAATACGCGGGCGGAAACGACACGCCGCACCCTGGACCTGTTGTTGTCAGTCGTTCGTGGGTTACGTCGTTCCCCGCCTGGATATGCCGAGGTCGTGACCGCCCAACGCTACCTGTCAGGCGCTTATCCGCTGCGATTTGAAACGAACCTGGCCCTGGCGGAGGAGGTGGGGGTCCTGCGTTTGAATCAACTGTCGGAGGATAGCATTGCGGGCTACCGCGCCCGCGTCCGCCGCGTCACGAGCGATGACCTCGGTAAACTGGCCAAGCTCTACTTGCCGAACGGTGGCGGCCATCTGGTCGTGGTGGGCGACAAGCGCCGTGTGTTTCGGCAACTGGCTGGCTTTGGGGCAATCACGGTGATTCCCCGTGCCAGCCTGATACGCTGA